The Pseudomonas azotoformans genome has a segment encoding these proteins:
- a CDS encoding lysine N(6)-hydroxylase/L-ornithine N(5)-oxygenase family protein encodes MTQAIASPAVHDLIGIGFGPSNLALAIALQEREKAQGKLDVLFLDKQADYRWHGNTLVTQSELQISFLKDLVTLRNPTSPYSFVNYLKAHDRLVDFINLGTFYPCRMEYNDYLRWVAGQFQAQARYGEEVLAIEPILHQQQVEALRVISRDALGEQHVRTTRSVVVSAGGTPRIPEAFKALKGDSRVFHHSQYLERMASQPCVEGKAMRIAIIGGGQSAAEAFIDLNDSFPSVQVDMILRGSALKPADDSPFVNEVFSPAFTDLVFQQEGAERERLVAEYQNTNYSVVDLDLIERIYGIFYRQKVSGIARQAFRTMTVVEKATPGPLGIELVLRNNANGDTSINHYDAVILATGYERQTHRALLAPLEDYLGDFEVARDYRIVTDERCNAGIYIQGFSQASHGLSDTLLSVLPIRADEIAASLYALDRGRGKGRSVQDLLLATAS; translated from the coding sequence ATGACACAGGCAATTGCTTCGCCCGCGGTTCACGACCTGATCGGTATCGGTTTCGGCCCTTCGAACCTGGCGCTGGCCATCGCCCTGCAGGAGCGCGAAAAGGCCCAGGGCAAACTGGACGTGCTGTTTCTCGACAAACAGGCTGACTACCGCTGGCACGGCAATACCCTGGTGACCCAGAGCGAACTGCAGATCTCGTTCCTCAAGGACCTGGTGACCCTGCGCAACCCCACCAGCCCGTATTCCTTCGTCAACTACCTGAAAGCCCACGACCGCCTGGTGGACTTCATCAACCTGGGCACCTTCTACCCGTGCCGCATGGAGTACAACGACTACCTGCGCTGGGTCGCCGGGCAGTTCCAGGCCCAGGCGCGCTATGGCGAGGAAGTGCTGGCCATCGAGCCGATCCTGCACCAGCAGCAGGTTGAAGCGCTGCGCGTGATTTCCCGCGATGCGCTGGGTGAGCAACATGTGCGCACCACCCGTTCGGTGGTGGTCAGCGCCGGCGGCACGCCGCGTATTCCTGAAGCGTTCAAGGCGCTGAAGGGCGACAGCCGGGTGTTCCACCATTCCCAATACCTGGAGCGCATGGCCAGTCAGCCGTGTGTCGAGGGCAAGGCCATGCGCATCGCCATCATCGGCGGTGGCCAGAGCGCGGCAGAAGCCTTCATCGACTTGAATGACAGTTTCCCGTCGGTGCAGGTCGACATGATCCTGCGCGGTTCGGCGCTCAAGCCCGCCGACGACAGCCCGTTCGTCAACGAAGTGTTCTCGCCGGCCTTCACCGACCTGGTGTTCCAGCAGGAGGGCGCCGAGCGTGAGCGTTTGGTCGCCGAATACCAGAACACCAACTATTCGGTGGTGGACCTGGACCTGATCGAGCGTATCTACGGCATCTTCTACCGCCAGAAAGTCTCCGGCATCGCGCGCCAGGCGTTCCGCACCATGACCGTGGTCGAGAAGGCCACCCCAGGCCCGCTGGGCATCGAACTGGTGCTGCGCAACAACGCCAACGGCGACACCAGCATCAATCACTACGACGCGGTGATCCTGGCCACCGGCTACGAGCGCCAGACGCACCGCGCCTTGCTCGCGCCGCTGGAAGACTACCTGGGTGACTTCGAGGTGGCGCGTGACTACCGCATCGTCACTGATGAGCGTTGCAACGCCGGTATCTACATCCAAGGCTTCAGCCAGGCCAGCCACGGCTTGAGCGATACTTTGCTGTCGGTATTGCCGATTCGTGCGGATGAGATTGCGGCGTCGCTGTATGCGCTGGACCGTGGGCGCGGCAAGGGGCGCTCGGTGCAGGACCTGTTGCTCGCCACGGCAAGCTGA
- a CDS encoding sigma-70 family RNA polymerase sigma factor — MLENYYRELVCFLNAKLGNRQVAEDVVHDAYVRVLERSSDTPIEQPRAFLYRTALNLVIDGHRRNALRQVEPLDVLDAQECFASSSPHTSHDHGQRLELLERALAELPAACRDSFLLRKLEGLTHLQIAERLCISRALVEKHIVNAMKHCRVRMREWEAH; from the coding sequence ATGTTGGAAAACTACTATCGCGAGCTGGTGTGTTTCCTCAACGCCAAGCTGGGCAACCGTCAGGTGGCCGAAGATGTGGTGCATGACGCTTATGTCCGGGTGCTGGAGCGTTCCAGCGACACGCCGATCGAACAACCCCGTGCCTTTTTGTACCGCACCGCGCTCAACCTGGTGATCGACGGCCATCGGCGCAACGCCTTGCGCCAGGTCGAACCCCTGGACGTGCTGGATGCGCAAGAGTGCTTCGCCAGCAGTTCGCCCCATACCAGTCACGACCACGGCCAGCGCCTGGAACTGCTCGAACGCGCCCTGGCCGAGCTGCCGGCGGCCTGTCGCGACAGCTTCCTGCTGCGCAAGCTCGAAGGCCTGACCCACCTGCAGATCGCCGAACGCCTGTGCATTTCCCGCGCCCTGGTGGAAAAACACATCGTCAACGCCATGAAGCACTGCCGGGTGCGGATGCGCGAGTGGGAAGCGCACTGA
- a CDS encoding efflux RND transporter periplasmic adaptor subunit, translating to MKRPRPARRALLVIACLIPIIAVAAWQVLPPGRDTLTTVTVTRGSIENSVTALGTLQPRRYVDVGAQASGQIRKIHVEAGDQVEEGQLLVEIDPSTQKAKLDASRYAIENLKAQLQEQKAQHELARQKHQRQQRLAAGNATREEDVQTAKAELSATQARVDMFQAQIQQAQASLRSDEAELGYTRIYAPMAGTVVAVDARVGQTLNAQQQTPLILRIAKLSPMTVWAEVSEADIGHVKPGMTAYFTTLSGGNRRWTSTVRQILPIPPKPLNETQGSGSPNSTSKSGSGRVVLYTVLLDVDNSDNALMAEMTTQVFFVASQVKDALTAPVAALSGTANANRQIAQVVGKNGRIEQRQVQVGISDRLRVQVLDGLSEGDQLLIGPADGNGG from the coding sequence ATGAAACGCCCTCGACCTGCCCGACGCGCCTTGCTTGTTATCGCGTGCCTGATCCCCATTATCGCTGTCGCGGCCTGGCAAGTGCTGCCGCCGGGGCGTGACACCCTCACCACCGTCACCGTCACCCGCGGCAGTATCGAAAACAGCGTGACCGCCCTGGGCACCCTGCAGCCGCGCCGTTACGTGGACGTGGGCGCCCAGGCCTCCGGACAGATCCGCAAGATCCACGTCGAGGCCGGCGACCAGGTCGAGGAAGGCCAGTTGCTGGTGGAGATCGACCCTTCCACGCAAAAAGCCAAGCTGGACGCCAGCCGCTACGCCATCGAAAACCTCAAGGCCCAATTGCAGGAGCAAAAGGCCCAGCACGAATTGGCACGCCAGAAGCACCAGCGCCAGCAACGCCTGGCCGCCGGCAACGCCACCCGTGAAGAAGACGTGCAAACCGCCAAGGCCGAACTGAGCGCCACCCAGGCGCGGGTCGACATGTTCCAGGCGCAGATTCAGCAAGCCCAGGCCAGCCTGCGCAGTGACGAAGCGGAATTGGGCTACACACGCATCTACGCGCCCATGGCCGGCACCGTGGTGGCGGTAGACGCGCGGGTCGGCCAGACCCTCAACGCCCAACAGCAGACGCCGTTGATCCTGCGCATCGCCAAGTTGTCGCCGATGACCGTGTGGGCGGAAGTCTCGGAAGCCGATATCGGCCACGTCAAACCGGGCATGACCGCCTATTTCACTACCCTGAGCGGCGGTAACCGGCGCTGGACCAGCACCGTGCGCCAGATCCTGCCGATCCCGCCCAAGCCGTTGAATGAAACCCAGGGCAGCGGCAGCCCCAACAGCACCAGCAAAAGCGGCAGCGGCCGCGTGGTGCTGTACACCGTGCTGCTGGACGTGGACAACAGCGACAACGCGCTGATGGCGGAAATGACCACCCAGGTATTTTTCGTCGCCAGCCAGGTCAAGGACGCCCTCACCGCGCCGGTCGCCGCGTTATCGGGCACGGCCAATGCCAACCGGCAGATCGCCCAGGTCGTGGGCAAGAATGGCCGCATCGAACAACGCCAGGTGCAGGTGGGCATCAGCGACCGCCTGCGCGTCCAGGTGCTCGACGGCTTGAGCGAAGGCGATCAACTGCTGATCGGCCCGGCCGACGGCAACGGGGGTTGA
- a CDS encoding MacB family efflux pump subunit codes for MTTPLIELKNIRKSYGGGDSPQVDVLRGIDLSIHAGEFVAIVGASGSGKSTLMNILGCLDRPSTGDYLFAGENVAHLDSDELAWLRREAFGFVFQGYHLIPSGSAQENVEMPAIYAGISAAERHARAHALLTRLGLAERTGNRPHQLSGGQQQRVSIARALMNGGHIILADEPTGALDSHSGAEVMTLLDELASQGHVVILITHDREVAARANRIIEIRDGLIISDSADGNDVAPALANGALQAVDLRQRLADGAEHNGAWKAELVDAVQAAWRVMWINRFRTALTLLGIIIGVASVVVMLAVGEGSKRQVMAQMGAFGSNIIYLSGSSPNPRTPLGIVTLDDVHALAALPQVQRIMPVNGSEAGVRYGNVDYMAYVGGNDTNFPEIFNWPVVEGSYFTAADERAAATVAVIGHRVREKLFKGEVNPIGQYILIENVPFQVIGVLAEKGAASGNKDSDDRVAIPYTAASVRLFGSYNPEYVVIAAADARKVHEAEVAIDQLMQKLHNGKRDYELTNNAAMIQAEARTQNTLSLMLGSIAAISLLVGGIGVMNIMLMTVRERTREIGIRMATGARQRDILRQFLTEAVMLSVVGGLCGIALALLVGGVLVLAKVAVQFSLLAVFGAFGCALVTGVVFGFMPARKAARLDPVKALTSE; via the coding sequence TTGACCACACCCCTGATCGAACTCAAGAACATCCGCAAGTCCTACGGCGGCGGCGACAGCCCGCAAGTCGACGTGTTGCGCGGCATCGACCTGTCGATCCATGCCGGGGAATTCGTCGCCATCGTTGGCGCCTCGGGCTCCGGCAAGTCCACGTTGATGAACATCCTTGGCTGCCTCGACCGTCCAAGCACAGGCGACTACCTGTTCGCCGGGGAAAACGTCGCCCACTTGGACAGCGACGAACTCGCCTGGCTGCGCCGCGAAGCCTTCGGCTTCGTGTTCCAGGGCTACCACCTGATCCCTTCCGGCTCGGCCCAGGAAAACGTCGAGATGCCGGCGATCTATGCCGGTATCAGCGCCGCCGAGCGCCATGCCCGCGCCCATGCCCTGCTCACCCGCCTGGGCCTGGCTGAGCGCACCGGCAACCGTCCACACCAGCTTTCCGGCGGTCAGCAACAGCGGGTCTCCATCGCCCGCGCGTTGATGAACGGCGGGCATATCATCCTCGCCGACGAACCCACCGGCGCCCTCGACAGCCACAGCGGCGCCGAGGTCATGACCCTGCTCGACGAACTCGCCAGCCAAGGCCACGTGGTGATCCTGATTACCCACGACCGCGAAGTGGCGGCGCGGGCCAACCGCATCATCGAGATTCGCGATGGCCTGATCATCAGCGATTCGGCCGACGGCAACGACGTTGCACCGGCATTGGCGAACGGCGCCCTGCAAGCCGTGGACCTGCGCCAGCGCCTGGCCGACGGCGCCGAGCACAATGGCGCGTGGAAAGCCGAGCTGGTAGACGCGGTGCAAGCCGCCTGGCGGGTGATGTGGATCAACCGCTTCCGCACCGCGCTGACCCTGCTGGGGATCATTATCGGCGTAGCCTCGGTGGTGGTGATGCTGGCGGTGGGCGAAGGCAGCAAGCGCCAGGTCATGGCGCAAATGGGCGCGTTCGGCTCCAACATCATTTACCTCAGTGGCTCGTCGCCGAACCCGCGTACGCCGCTGGGCATTGTCACCCTCGATGACGTCCACGCGCTGGCGGCCCTGCCCCAGGTCCAGCGCATCATGCCGGTCAACGGCAGCGAAGCCGGGGTGCGTTACGGCAACGTGGACTACATGGCCTACGTGGGCGGCAATGACACCAATTTCCCGGAGATTTTCAATTGGCCGGTGGTCGAGGGCAGTTACTTCACGGCCGCCGACGAGCGCGCCGCCGCCACCGTGGCGGTGATCGGCCATCGCGTGCGCGAGAAGCTGTTCAAGGGCGAGGTCAACCCGATCGGCCAGTACATCCTGATTGAAAACGTGCCGTTCCAGGTGATCGGTGTGCTGGCGGAAAAAGGTGCCGCCTCCGGCAACAAGGACAGTGACGACCGCGTCGCCATCCCTTACACCGCCGCCAGCGTGCGCCTGTTCGGCAGCTACAACCCCGAGTATGTGGTGATCGCGGCGGCAGATGCGCGCAAGGTCCACGAAGCCGAGGTCGCCATTGATCAGTTGATGCAAAAACTGCACAACGGCAAGCGCGACTACGAGCTGACCAACAACGCCGCGATGATCCAGGCCGAGGCCCGCACGCAGAACACGCTGTCATTGATGCTCGGTTCGATTGCGGCGATTTCCCTGTTGGTGGGCGGCATCGGCGTGATGAACATCATGTTGATGACCGTGCGCGAACGCACCCGTGAAATCGGCATCCGCATGGCCACCGGCGCACGCCAGCGCGACATCCTGCGCCAGTTCCTCACGGAAGCGGTGATGCTCTCGGTGGTCGGCGGTTTGTGTGGCATCGCCCTCGCCTTGTTGGTCGGCGGCGTGTTGGTACTGGCCAAGGTGGCGGTGCAGTTCTCCCTCTTGGCGGTGTTTGGCGCATTTGGTTGCGCACTCGTCACCGGCGTCGTATTCGGCTTCATGCCGGCCCGTAAAGCTGCCCGGCTCGATCCGGTTAAGGCGTTGACCAGTGAATAA
- a CDS encoding efflux transporter outer membrane subunit, with protein MNKQSFYLPALCVLLSACTGNPPALDSGIAAPAAWQFAERDAAQATNQQWWTQFGSPQLNRLVEQARRDSFDVAAATARVRQAQASAVIAGAPLLPEVKLNLTTSRQKLLRGPGGPDLDATQSDDAVDNFGANLSASYEVDFWGGRAAARDSALHSLRASEFDQATVELTLLSSVADRYAQTLAAQQRQQIAELNLANARNVLDLVQTRYDAGSATALELAQQKSLVASQQRQLPLIQQLAEESRITLAALLGQPVQTLDLGAEPFQALTWPTIGAGMPSQLLSRRPDIAKAEAQLAAAQADVTVARAAMLPAITLGATLGSDAYKAVDVLRSPYYTLTAGLVAPIFNNGRLSAERDKARARQDELLQTYRGAIINGFADVEKALSSITRLDQQREWQSEELQQAQTAFQIAESRYQAGAEDLLTVLETQRTLYAAQDQNVQLRLSRLQASIALYKALGGGWQTQIR; from the coding sequence GTGAATAAACAGTCCTTCTACCTGCCTGCCTTGTGCGTGCTACTCAGCGCCTGCACCGGCAACCCGCCCGCGCTCGACAGCGGGATTGCAGCGCCTGCCGCCTGGCAATTTGCCGAACGCGACGCTGCCCAAGCCACCAACCAGCAATGGTGGACGCAGTTTGGCAGCCCGCAGCTCAACCGTCTGGTCGAACAGGCCCGGCGTGACAGTTTCGACGTGGCCGCCGCCACCGCGCGCGTGCGCCAGGCCCAAGCCAGTGCAGTGATTGCCGGCGCGCCGCTGTTGCCGGAAGTGAAGCTCAACCTCACCACCAGCCGCCAGAAGCTGTTGCGTGGCCCGGGTGGACCGGACCTTGACGCAACGCAAAGCGATGACGCCGTCGACAACTTTGGCGCCAACCTCAGCGCCAGCTACGAAGTGGACTTCTGGGGTGGCCGCGCCGCTGCCCGCGACAGCGCCCTGCATAGCCTGCGCGCCAGCGAATTTGACCAGGCCACCGTGGAGCTGACCTTGCTCAGCAGCGTGGCCGACCGCTACGCGCAAACCCTGGCCGCGCAGCAGCGCCAGCAAATCGCCGAGCTGAACCTGGCCAATGCGCGCAACGTGCTCGACCTGGTGCAGACCCGCTATGACGCCGGCTCCGCCACCGCCCTGGAACTGGCCCAGCAAAAAAGCCTGGTGGCCAGCCAGCAACGCCAACTGCCGCTGATCCAGCAACTGGCCGAAGAGTCGCGGATCACGCTGGCCGCCCTCCTCGGCCAACCGGTCCAGACGTTGGATCTGGGCGCAGAGCCATTCCAGGCACTCACTTGGCCAACGATCGGTGCCGGTATGCCGAGCCAATTGCTCAGCCGCCGTCCTGATATCGCCAAGGCCGAGGCGCAGTTGGCGGCCGCACAGGCCGACGTCACCGTGGCCCGCGCGGCCATGCTGCCCGCCATCACCCTCGGCGCAACCCTGGGCTCCGACGCCTACAAGGCCGTGGATGTCCTGCGCAGCCCCTACTACACGCTGACCGCCGGGCTGGTGGCGCCGATCTTCAACAACGGCCGTTTAAGTGCTGAACGCGACAAGGCCCGCGCGCGCCAGGATGAACTGCTGCAAACCTATCGCGGTGCGATCATCAACGGCTTTGCCGACGTAGAAAAAGCCCTCAGCAGCATCACGCGTCTCGACCAGCAGCGCGAATGGCAAAGCGAAGAACTGCAACAGGCCCAGACCGCCTTCCAGATCGCTGAAAGCCGCTACCAGGCTGGCGCCGAAGACCTGCTCACGGTACTGGAAACCCAACGCACCCTGTACGCGGCCCAGGACCAGAATGTGCAACTGCGGCTGTCGCGCCTGCAGGCCAGCATCGCGTTGTACAAGGCGTTGGGCGGCGGCTGGCAGACACAGATCCGATAA
- a CDS encoding alpha/beta fold hydrolase, which produces MTVAKYLTCACLWVTASAAQELIPPTAIDWLLDCPLPTVERLDPEVLQRTQCGVVSVPRNYAAPRQGNLRLYLTRVGARDPLNREGVVFAQAGDTPKRNQGGTFVIHLTSLWGSYSNPAYRTLVNRYDVIELSPRDLGNDNGVEQAAQDLEFVRTQLGDAQLLYLGNADAARLGNRYAALFPERVARMVLVNAQPSESAAPQVEQLRLKETAKQDASSCINRWVGDFLVFGKQPPPSTRCLDSGKVSNHPIATCCHRKRHPPLTLHPDRY; this is translated from the coding sequence ATGACTGTCGCAAAATACCTGACGTGCGCCTGTCTCTGGGTAACAGCCAGTGCTGCCCAAGAACTGATTCCCCCCACCGCCATTGATTGGCTGCTGGATTGCCCACTGCCCACCGTTGAACGCCTGGACCCTGAAGTGCTGCAACGCACCCAATGCGGGGTCGTGAGCGTGCCGCGCAATTACGCCGCGCCTCGGCAAGGCAATCTGCGTCTCTACCTGACCCGCGTCGGCGCCCGTGACCCGCTGAACCGCGAAGGCGTGGTGTTCGCCCAAGCTGGCGATACCCCCAAAAGGAACCAGGGCGGCACCTTTGTCATTCACCTGACCAGCCTCTGGGGCTCCTACTCCAACCCGGCGTATCGCACGCTGGTCAACCGCTACGACGTCATCGAACTCAGCCCCCGCGACCTCGGCAACGACAATGGCGTCGAACAGGCCGCCCAGGACCTGGAGTTTGTCCGCACCCAACTGGGCGACGCCCAACTGCTCTACCTGGGCAATGCCGATGCGGCCCGCCTGGGCAACCGGTACGCGGCGCTGTTTCCCGAACGGGTGGCGCGCATGGTGCTGGTCAATGCGCAGCCGTCTGAATCGGCAGCGCCCCAGGTCGAACAATTACGCTTGAAAGAAACGGCCAAACAGGATGCCAGCAGCTGCATCAACCGCTGGGTGGGCGACTTCCTGGTCTTCGGCAAGCAGCCTCCGCCATCCACACGTTGCCTGGATTCGGGCAAGGTGAGTAACCATCCGATTGCGACCTGTTGCCATCGAAAACGACACCCGCCGTTGACGCTGCATCCCGATCGTTATTAA
- a CDS encoding FadR/GntR family transcriptional regulator → MLSRPLRRKRQKLSDVIVESVKRSIVTDALKPGDRLPTERELMESFQCSKGSAREALKALEVEGLVSTRTGPSGGAYLNQAGTEPASRALRNYLHFQHLDGEQVYQLRKVIEVELAVSVLGRLSEEDYQALQDNVDFCSAPEDSEAGQREQRLAELEFHNLLAKACPNPLLSFMAQFLNDLLRDLVVLKKAYKPKRKQFDAANLDYHKQLLIAFRAGDESAVRSLMHEHMCDAEHHMTALEGQVSPHFLLEFDHTH, encoded by the coding sequence ATGCTAAGCCGCCCGCTACGACGCAAACGCCAGAAGCTGTCCGATGTGATTGTCGAGTCGGTCAAGCGCTCCATCGTCACCGACGCCTTGAAGCCCGGCGACCGCCTGCCCACCGAACGCGAGCTGATGGAAAGCTTCCAGTGCTCCAAAGGTTCGGCCCGCGAAGCGCTCAAGGCGCTGGAAGTGGAAGGCCTGGTGAGCACACGCACCGGGCCCAGCGGCGGCGCCTACCTGAACCAGGCGGGCACCGAACCGGCCAGCCGCGCGTTGCGCAACTACCTGCACTTCCAGCATCTGGACGGCGAACAGGTGTACCAACTGCGCAAAGTCATCGAAGTGGAACTGGCGGTATCGGTGCTCGGGCGCTTGAGCGAAGAGGACTACCAGGCCCTGCAAGACAACGTGGATTTTTGCAGCGCCCCCGAAGACAGTGAAGCCGGCCAGCGTGAACAGCGCCTGGCGGAGCTGGAGTTCCATAACCTGCTGGCCAAGGCCTGCCCCAACCCGTTGCTGAGTTTCATGGCGCAGTTCCTCAACGATCTGCTGCGCGACCTGGTGGTGCTGAAAAAAGCCTACAAGCCCAAGCGCAAGCAGTTCGACGCCGCCAACCTCGACTATCACAAGCAGTTGCTGATCGCCTTTCGTGCCGGGGATGAAAGCGCGGTGCGCAGCTTGATGCATGAACACATGTGCGATGCCGAACACCACATGACCGCCCTTGAAGGCCAGGTCAGCCCGCACTTTTTGCTGGAGTTCGATCACACCCACTGA
- a CDS encoding ABC transporter substrate-binding protein: MQRRTLLKASLTAAAALSLPLSIRSAFAAEPFTFYGLKSMSGAFASYGKFADMGSRLAVEQHPELLGRPLNYKVIDTEGNAGKAVRKVQEAIQQDGARFFQGCTLSSSALAVAKEVDKVGGVFMTPVGADEVTGKDCNKATFRWSVPTYGAIRETMVPLIKLLPDAKRWYTITPQYVFGEALLEGAKNVLKENGLEHIGNSYHSLQEQEFSGYLTNAIAAKPDVLVLLNFGSQSSNTLRQAVNFGIKERMKVLLVWSAGLDQFQELGSDVLEGVYLGAQYWHQVDTPLNRELVKLTQAKYGINPTYPLAADYISTKVMLEAIISTGSFDGPTVAKALQGLSYEGPTGKESIRAGDHQVIKDYYLLIGKATADMADKDDLAKVLRAGQSFPPVEATGCTLG; the protein is encoded by the coding sequence ATGCAGCGTCGTACGTTGTTGAAAGCCAGTCTTACCGCAGCCGCCGCCCTCAGCCTCCCGCTGAGCATCCGGTCTGCATTCGCCGCCGAGCCCTTTACCTTTTACGGCCTAAAGTCCATGTCTGGCGCCTTTGCCAGCTATGGCAAGTTTGCCGACATGGGTTCGCGCCTGGCGGTGGAACAGCACCCCGAGCTACTCGGCCGCCCACTGAACTACAAGGTGATCGACACCGAGGGCAATGCCGGCAAGGCCGTGCGCAAGGTGCAGGAAGCCATCCAGCAGGATGGCGCGCGGTTCTTCCAGGGCTGCACCCTGTCGTCCTCGGCACTGGCGGTGGCCAAGGAAGTGGACAAGGTCGGCGGTGTGTTCATGACCCCGGTGGGCGCCGATGAAGTCACCGGCAAGGACTGCAACAAGGCAACCTTCCGCTGGTCGGTGCCTACCTACGGCGCGATCCGCGAAACCATGGTGCCGCTGATCAAGCTGCTGCCGGACGCCAAGCGCTGGTACACCATCACCCCGCAATACGTGTTCGGCGAAGCGCTGCTCGAAGGCGCGAAGAATGTGCTCAAGGAAAACGGCCTGGAACACATCGGCAACAGCTACCACTCGTTGCAGGAGCAGGAGTTTTCCGGCTACCTGACCAACGCCATCGCCGCCAAACCCGATGTGCTGGTGCTGCTCAACTTCGGCAGCCAGTCGTCCAACACCCTGCGCCAAGCGGTGAACTTCGGTATCAAGGAACGTATGAAAGTTCTGTTGGTGTGGTCCGCCGGCCTCGACCAGTTCCAGGAACTGGGCAGCGACGTGCTGGAAGGCGTGTATCTCGGCGCGCAGTACTGGCACCAGGTCGACACCCCGCTCAACCGTGAACTGGTCAAGCTCACCCAAGCCAAATACGGCATCAACCCTACCTACCCGCTGGCCGCCGATTACATCAGCACCAAGGTCATGCTCGAAGCCATTATTTCTACCGGCAGCTTCGACGGGCCGACCGTGGCCAAGGCTCTGCAAGGCCTGAGCTACGAAGGGCCCACCGGCAAGGAATCGATCCGCGCCGGCGACCACCAGGTGATCAAGGATTACTACCTGCTGATCGGCAAGGCCACCGCCGACATGGCCGACAAGGATGACCTGGCCAAGGTGCTCAGGGCCGGCCAGTCGTTCCCGCCGGTGGAAGCCACGGGCTGCACGCTCGGCTGA
- a CDS encoding branched-chain amino acid ABC transporter permease, which yields MLNLYLFQILNGLGLGMIYFLIAVGLTIIFGLLNFVNFAHGAFFLLGAYICYTAVSLTGNFWLALLIAPLVVAALAWAIERLLIQRIYHLPHMFQILVTLGIALIIQEASVMIWGPVGKSVAVPELLRGVLVVGDFVYPYYRLFLIVFSGLVGLGLWLLLERTRFGALVRAGSESTETVSLLGTNIFRLFSMTFALGVALAGVAGVLFAPLRGAQPFVGPEILGVAFVVVVIGGMGSFSGALVGGLLVGVVQSLMTTLWPQGASLMIYGAMAVVILVRPYGLFGRA from the coding sequence ATGCTTAATCTTTACCTGTTCCAGATCCTCAACGGCCTTGGGCTGGGGATGATCTACTTCCTGATCGCGGTCGGGCTGACGATCATTTTCGGCCTGCTCAACTTCGTCAACTTCGCCCACGGCGCGTTTTTCCTGCTGGGTGCCTACATCTGCTACACCGCCGTGAGCCTCACCGGCAACTTCTGGCTGGCGTTGCTGATTGCGCCGCTGGTGGTGGCCGCGCTGGCCTGGGCCATCGAACGGTTGTTGATCCAGCGCATCTATCACTTACCGCACATGTTCCAGATCCTGGTGACCTTGGGGATCGCGCTGATCATCCAGGAGGCCAGCGTGATGATCTGGGGCCCGGTCGGCAAAAGCGTCGCCGTGCCGGAACTACTGCGCGGCGTGCTGGTGGTGGGTGACTTCGTCTACCCCTACTACCGCCTCTTTCTCATCGTGTTTTCCGGGCTGGTCGGCCTGGGCCTGTGGCTGCTGCTGGAACGCACGCGTTTCGGCGCCCTGGTGCGGGCCGGCAGTGAAAGCACCGAAACCGTGTCGCTGCTGGGCACCAACATCTTCCGGCTGTTCTCCATGACCTTCGCCCTCGGCGTGGCCCTGGCCGGTGTCGCGGGCGTGCTGTTCGCCCCGTTGCGCGGCGCGCAGCCCTTTGTCGGCCCGGAAATTCTCGGCGTGGCCTTCGTGGTGGTGGTGATCGGCGGCATGGGCTCGTTCAGCGGTGCGCTGGTCGGCGGTTTGCTGGTGGGCGTGGTGCAAAGCCTGATGACCACACTCTGGCCCCAGGGCGCGAGCTTGATGATCTACGGCGCCATGGCCGTGGTGATTCTGGTCCGTCCCTACGGCCTGTTTGGGAGAGCCTGA